In Leptolyngbya sp. 'hensonii', the following are encoded in one genomic region:
- a CDS encoding glycosyltransferase codes for MKPQISVIICTHNPWLAYLNQVLSALQGQTLPVQQWELIVVDNASAQSLASRIDLSWHPAARLVREERLGLTAARLSGFQAARGDLLVYVDDDNVLDANYLTQVLQIFTEFEGLGAIGGKSLPEFEVAPKPWVSEFYKVLALRDFGDEPLVHMGSFGTLSQNTYPDFAPAGIGLAVRRQAFLSYTQWVTADCRRLALGRTGNQLTSGEDNDIILTLLNAGWGVGYFPQLQLKHLIPARRLQRDYLGQLNRAACRSWVRVMDIHGIRVWQKIPSSTLVLRKAKAFFAYRAWQDAAAYVHWQGACGTFEGLASLSN; via the coding sequence ATGAAACCTCAGATTAGCGTCATCATTTGCACCCACAATCCCTGGTTGGCCTATCTCAATCAGGTTTTATCAGCTCTTCAGGGGCAAACGTTGCCCGTTCAGCAATGGGAACTGATTGTTGTCGATAATGCCAGTGCTCAATCCCTGGCCTCCCGAATCGATCTGAGCTGGCATCCCGCTGCCCGTCTGGTGCGGGAAGAGCGCCTGGGACTCACTGCAGCCCGCTTGAGCGGATTCCAGGCAGCCAGGGGTGACCTGTTGGTCTATGTAGATGACGACAACGTGTTGGACGCAAACTATCTGACCCAGGTGTTGCAAATTTTCACTGAATTTGAGGGACTGGGAGCGATCGGGGGCAAATCCTTACCCGAATTTGAAGTGGCCCCCAAACCCTGGGTCTCAGAATTCTATAAAGTTCTGGCCTTGCGAGATTTTGGGGATGAACCCTTGGTTCATATGGGTAGCTTTGGGACTTTGTCCCAGAATACCTATCCTGATTTTGCCCCGGCTGGCATTGGGCTGGCGGTGAGACGGCAGGCTTTTCTCTCCTACACCCAATGGGTGACAGCCGATTGCCGTCGCCTCGCCCTGGGTCGCACTGGCAACCAGCTCACTTCTGGGGAAGACAACGACATTATTCTGACCTTGTTGAATGCGGGTTGGGGGGTGGGCTATTTTCCCCAACTGCAGCTCAAGCATCTGATTCCCGCCCGCCGATTGCAGCGAGACTACCTGGGACAACTGAATCGGGCAGCCTGCCGTTCCTGGGTTCGGGTTATGGATATTCATGGCATTCGCGTCTGGCAGAAAATCCCTTCCTCCACCCTCGTTCTGCGGAAAGCGAAGGCATTTTTTGCGTATCGGGCCTGGCAGGATGCTGCTGCCTATGTTCACTGGCAGGGTGCCTGCGGCACCTTTGAAGGATTGGCCAGTTTGTCGAATTAG